In one Lolium rigidum isolate FL_2022 chromosome 3, APGP_CSIRO_Lrig_0.1, whole genome shotgun sequence genomic region, the following are encoded:
- the LOC124701918 gene encoding TSL-kinase interacting protein 1-like isoform X2 has protein sequence MEKEVSEEMSPPPQPVDSPEDTPPSESDPEEQKPEKKTPRKWAAWTRQEEESFFNALRQVGKNFEKITLRVQSKNKDQVRHYYYRLVRRMKKLLGPEFSLDARNSKDIIAAMLRWWSLLDKFSCSASKLHLKPRRFKSFVDALGNQLLKDRKRTRRKCPRAEAHLSSAPILSKTPGNQSSSVELLPMDAQNGSKVASSKGALFKRVAEPNSNKSGVIKGDLSATRTVRQKRRAGGVGASAAYKKWERAAMAGVSLVADAAEELERNRMTQNLSNVDATMPASSPNNLSNVDATMPASSPSNLSTVDAKMPASSPNNLSTVDDVGTNHMKEADPQVPSKLKLQLFPINEATRKSLEKDDHNPHLELTLSARKRMSSVLEHMNRKWGNSNIGCGELVLFPYCAHQEDLATYQKWTTRDTVAVADVFRSVNSPSIFRLRYGWFSLAELEAGLSEMSLTHFENCMIPEDIQVKSSSEACLQKDGTLLIDLASEKASCKPKDRSSALLATPSSTGKNAEEEQSMNVPANQALEVDPQMNYVALPEVGWADTLTDISVGYLLTEASKAANMDCEATSTVKNALFHVDPCSYDSFDAAVALHTSHYQAAEQPAHTSHSTIWGAEETCDEFSFKLATARKQEGSNTSASSPPDSDNEVHSSNSEGFLSFLEDLAGKETPDNLRADDAKDIDELCPKSPPQNNNDSGSKDQSLADIFWADSLEPLDLDIPPVRYQADDFILGNSDNSWNRMMENSMDAFRNLSFFAADNFDSVLPIM, from the exons ATGGAGAAGGAGGTCTCCGAAGAGATGAGTCCACCCCCTCAGCCTGTTGATTCGCCAGAAGACACTCCGCCCTCGGAATCCGACCCCGAGGAGCAGAAGCCTG AAAAAAAGACGCCACGGAAATGGGCCGCTTGGACACGCCAAGAGGAAGAGAGTTTCTTCAATGCTCTGCGCCAAGTAGGAAAA AATTTTGAGAAGATAACTCTCCGTGTCCAGAGCAAAAACAAGGATCAG GTCAGACATTACTACTATCGTCTTGTTAGACGTATGAAGAAGCTTCTGGGTCCTGAGTTCTCACTTGATGCACGTAACTCCAAGGATATCATTGCTGCTATGCTCCGCTG GTGGTCTCTGCTCGACAAATTTAGCTGCAGTGCTTCAAAGCTACATCTGAAGCCTCGAAGATTCAAATCATTTGTGGATGCATTG GGAAACCAGCTGCTAAAGGACAGAAAGAGAACCAGAAGAAAGTGTCCACGAGCGGAGGCACACCTATCCTCAGCGCCAATTCTCAGCAAGACTCCAGGAAATCAATCTTCGTCGGTAGAACTCTTGCCCATGGATGCTCAAAATGGTAGCAAAGTAGCTTCTTCTAAAGGAGCGCTTTTCAAACGGGTCGCAGAGCCAAATTCTAACAAGTCAGGAGTAATCAAAGGAGATCTCTCTGCAACAAGAACCGTGAGACAAAAAAGAAGAGCAG GTGGTGTCGGTGCATCTGCTGCATATAAGAAATGGGAGAGAGCTGCCATGGCCGGTGTTTCTTTAGTTGCTGATGCAGCAGAGGAGCTTGAACGCAACAGGATGACCCAGAACTTGTCTAATGTTGATGCAACAATGCCAGCTTCATCACCGAATAACTTGTCTAATGTTGATGCAACAATGCCAGCTTCATCACCGAGTAACTTATCTACTGTTGATGCAAAAATGCCAGCTTCATCACCGAATAACTTATCTACTGTTGAT GATGTGGGCACAAATCATATGAAAGAAGCAGATCCACAAGTACCTTCGAAACTGAAGCTGCAGTTATTTCCAATAAATGAAGCTACGCGGAAGTCATTGGAGAAG GATGATCATAATCCACATCTGGAGCTCACATTAAGTGCTAGGAAAAGAATGTCTTCTGTTTTAGAACATATGAATCGCAAGTGGGGCAACTCAAATATTGGATGTGGAGAGCTTGTTCTTTTCCCATATTGTGCTCATCAAGAGGATTTAGCTACATATCAGAAGTGGACAACACGAGATACTGTTGCAGTCGCTGACGTTTTTCGTTCGGTGAATAGCCCCTCTATTTTCCGATTAAG GTATGGCTGGTTTTCCCTAGCTGAGCTTGAAGCAGGACTAAGTGAAATGTCGTTGACCCACTTTGAGAATTGCATGATACCAGAAGACATCCAGGTCAAATCTTCTTCAGAGGCTTGTCTGCAAAAGGATGGCACGTTGCTCATTGACTTAGCTTCTGAGAAAGCATCTTGTAAACCAAAAGATCGGTCGTCGGCATTGCTTGCTACACCATCTAGTACAGGCAAGAATGCCGAGGAAGAGCAGTCCATGAATGTTCCTGCAAACCAAGCCCTTGAG GTTGATCCACAAATGAATTATGTAGCATTACCAGAAGTAGGCTGGGCAGATACCCTCACTGATATCAGTGTTGGATACTTGCTTACAGAAGCATCCAAGGCTGCTAATATGGATTGTGAAGCGACCTCTACTGTCAAAAATGCTCTTTTCCATGTTGATCCTTGCAGCTATGACTCGTTTGATGCAGCTGTTGCCCTTCATACCTCTCATTATCAAGCCGCAGAGCAGCCAGCTCATACATCTCACTCCACCATCTGGGGTGCAGAAGAAACGTGTGATGAGTTCAGTTTTAAGTTGGCCACAGCTAGGAAGCAAGAAGGTTCAAACACTTCAGCTAGCAGCCCTCCTGATAGCGACAATGAAGTTCACTCTTCAAATTCAGAAGGGTTTCTAAGTTTTCTTGAG GACTTGGCTGGAAAAGAGACTCCTGACAATCTCcgcgctgatgatgccaaagataTAGATGAACTTTGTCCCAAATCGCCACCTCAAAACAACAATGATTCTGGATCAAAAGATCAGTCTCTCGCTGACATATTCTGG GCTGATTCACTTGAACCACTGGACTTGGATATACCACCAGTGAGATACCAAGCTGATGACTTCATCTTAGGAAACAGTGACAATAGTTGGAATCGGATGATGGAAAATAGCATGGATGCATTTCGGAACTTGTCGTTCTTTGCGGCAGATAATTTCGACTCAGTTCTGCCCATCATGTAG
- the LOC124701918 gene encoding TSL-kinase interacting protein 1-like isoform X1 produces the protein MEKEVSEEMSPPPQPVDSPEDTPPSESDPEEQKPEKKTPRKWAAWTRQEEESFFNALRQVGKNFEKITLRVQSKNKDQVRHYYYRLVRRMKKLLGPEFSLDARNSKDIIAAMLRWWSLLDKFSCSASKLHLKPRRFKSFVDALGNQLLKDRKRTRRKCPRAEAHLSSAPILSKTPGNQSSSVELLPMDAQNGSKVASSKGALFKRVAEPNSNKSGVIKGDLSATRTVRQKRRAGGVGASAAYKKWERAAMAGVSLVADAAEELERNRMTQNLSNVDATMPASSPNNLSNVDATMPASSPSNLSTVDAKMPASSPNNLSTVDATMPASSPNNLSTVDDVGTNHMKEADPQVPSKLKLQLFPINEATRKSLEKDDHNPHLELTLSARKRMSSVLEHMNRKWGNSNIGCGELVLFPYCAHQEDLATYQKWTTRDTVAVADVFRSVNSPSIFRLRYGWFSLAELEAGLSEMSLTHFENCMIPEDIQVKSSSEACLQKDGTLLIDLASEKASCKPKDRSSALLATPSSTGKNAEEEQSMNVPANQALEVDPQMNYVALPEVGWADTLTDISVGYLLTEASKAANMDCEATSTVKNALFHVDPCSYDSFDAAVALHTSHYQAAEQPAHTSHSTIWGAEETCDEFSFKLATARKQEGSNTSASSPPDSDNEVHSSNSEGFLSFLEDLAGKETPDNLRADDAKDIDELCPKSPPQNNNDSGSKDQSLADIFWADSLEPLDLDIPPVRYQADDFILGNSDNSWNRMMENSMDAFRNLSFFAADNFDSVLPIM, from the exons ATGGAGAAGGAGGTCTCCGAAGAGATGAGTCCACCCCCTCAGCCTGTTGATTCGCCAGAAGACACTCCGCCCTCGGAATCCGACCCCGAGGAGCAGAAGCCTG AAAAAAAGACGCCACGGAAATGGGCCGCTTGGACACGCCAAGAGGAAGAGAGTTTCTTCAATGCTCTGCGCCAAGTAGGAAAA AATTTTGAGAAGATAACTCTCCGTGTCCAGAGCAAAAACAAGGATCAG GTCAGACATTACTACTATCGTCTTGTTAGACGTATGAAGAAGCTTCTGGGTCCTGAGTTCTCACTTGATGCACGTAACTCCAAGGATATCATTGCTGCTATGCTCCGCTG GTGGTCTCTGCTCGACAAATTTAGCTGCAGTGCTTCAAAGCTACATCTGAAGCCTCGAAGATTCAAATCATTTGTGGATGCATTG GGAAACCAGCTGCTAAAGGACAGAAAGAGAACCAGAAGAAAGTGTCCACGAGCGGAGGCACACCTATCCTCAGCGCCAATTCTCAGCAAGACTCCAGGAAATCAATCTTCGTCGGTAGAACTCTTGCCCATGGATGCTCAAAATGGTAGCAAAGTAGCTTCTTCTAAAGGAGCGCTTTTCAAACGGGTCGCAGAGCCAAATTCTAACAAGTCAGGAGTAATCAAAGGAGATCTCTCTGCAACAAGAACCGTGAGACAAAAAAGAAGAGCAG GTGGTGTCGGTGCATCTGCTGCATATAAGAAATGGGAGAGAGCTGCCATGGCCGGTGTTTCTTTAGTTGCTGATGCAGCAGAGGAGCTTGAACGCAACAGGATGACCCAGAACTTGTCTAATGTTGATGCAACAATGCCAGCTTCATCACCGAATAACTTGTCTAATGTTGATGCAACAATGCCAGCTTCATCACCGAGTAACTTATCTACTGTTGATGCAAAAATGCCAGCTTCATCACCGAATAACTTATCTACTGTTGATGCAACAATGCCAGCTTCATCACCGAATAACTTGTCTACTGTTGATG ATGTGGGCACAAATCATATGAAAGAAGCAGATCCACAAGTACCTTCGAAACTGAAGCTGCAGTTATTTCCAATAAATGAAGCTACGCGGAAGTCATTGGAGAAG GATGATCATAATCCACATCTGGAGCTCACATTAAGTGCTAGGAAAAGAATGTCTTCTGTTTTAGAACATATGAATCGCAAGTGGGGCAACTCAAATATTGGATGTGGAGAGCTTGTTCTTTTCCCATATTGTGCTCATCAAGAGGATTTAGCTACATATCAGAAGTGGACAACACGAGATACTGTTGCAGTCGCTGACGTTTTTCGTTCGGTGAATAGCCCCTCTATTTTCCGATTAAG GTATGGCTGGTTTTCCCTAGCTGAGCTTGAAGCAGGACTAAGTGAAATGTCGTTGACCCACTTTGAGAATTGCATGATACCAGAAGACATCCAGGTCAAATCTTCTTCAGAGGCTTGTCTGCAAAAGGATGGCACGTTGCTCATTGACTTAGCTTCTGAGAAAGCATCTTGTAAACCAAAAGATCGGTCGTCGGCATTGCTTGCTACACCATCTAGTACAGGCAAGAATGCCGAGGAAGAGCAGTCCATGAATGTTCCTGCAAACCAAGCCCTTGAG GTTGATCCACAAATGAATTATGTAGCATTACCAGAAGTAGGCTGGGCAGATACCCTCACTGATATCAGTGTTGGATACTTGCTTACAGAAGCATCCAAGGCTGCTAATATGGATTGTGAAGCGACCTCTACTGTCAAAAATGCTCTTTTCCATGTTGATCCTTGCAGCTATGACTCGTTTGATGCAGCTGTTGCCCTTCATACCTCTCATTATCAAGCCGCAGAGCAGCCAGCTCATACATCTCACTCCACCATCTGGGGTGCAGAAGAAACGTGTGATGAGTTCAGTTTTAAGTTGGCCACAGCTAGGAAGCAAGAAGGTTCAAACACTTCAGCTAGCAGCCCTCCTGATAGCGACAATGAAGTTCACTCTTCAAATTCAGAAGGGTTTCTAAGTTTTCTTGAG GACTTGGCTGGAAAAGAGACTCCTGACAATCTCcgcgctgatgatgccaaagataTAGATGAACTTTGTCCCAAATCGCCACCTCAAAACAACAATGATTCTGGATCAAAAGATCAGTCTCTCGCTGACATATTCTGG GCTGATTCACTTGAACCACTGGACTTGGATATACCACCAGTGAGATACCAAGCTGATGACTTCATCTTAGGAAACAGTGACAATAGTTGGAATCGGATGATGGAAAATAGCATGGATGCATTTCGGAACTTGTCGTTCTTTGCGGCAGATAATTTCGACTCAGTTCTGCCCATCATGTAG